A window of the Nitrosococcus wardiae genome harbors these coding sequences:
- a CDS encoding DUF2141 domain-containing protein → MNLSPMFRKGFRTIFFTVGIVLWLWGGGSSHLAMAETGKVTTLVINIIGIKPVEGQVRVALYNAAEKWLEESFFNTVLEVKSQKVEWRVDGVPEGEYGIAAFHDQNKNGEADRNFLGIPKEAYGFSNNVKAVFRAPRWDEVKFVVNSAKEVEVKLESWNLNSQ, encoded by the coding sequence GTGAACTTGTCCCCCATGTTTCGCAAAGGCTTCAGAACCATTTTTTTTACCGTCGGTATTGTGCTGTGGCTTTGGGGGGGCGGTTCTAGTCATTTGGCAATGGCCGAAACGGGGAAGGTAACTACGTTAGTTATCAACATTATAGGCATTAAACCTGTGGAAGGGCAGGTTCGGGTTGCTCTTTATAATGCTGCCGAGAAATGGCTGGAAGAATCATTTTTCAATACTGTGCTGGAGGTGAAGAGCCAGAAAGTTGAGTGGAGAGTCGATGGTGTCCCCGAGGGGGAATATGGGATAGCGGCTTTTCACGATCAAAATAAAAATGGCGAAGCTGATCGTAATTTTCTTGGGATACCTAAAGAGGCCTATGGTTTTTCTAATAATGTGAAAGCTGTTTTTAGAGCCCCCCGATGGGATGAAGTCAAATTTGTTGTGAATTCAGCTAAGGAAGTTGAGGTAAAACTAGAAAGCTGGAATCTAAACTCCCAGTAA
- a CDS encoding ribonuclease T2 family protein, translating to MMSRWIKNAALVCSVAVGFFYAQVLWAAPVSGIFTAERFCPAYVSKNKQTNPDSAQIVAGERYRAFEANKSDNPGWYRIRVPSAEPKERWVSVDCGKFQAGDPGGNETGGNACNVAGQGDSYVLVLSWQSAFCETKPQKPVCRLTDPSAYQARHFTLHGLWPNKQACGGSYGFCGEIKMQERDFCDYPEVVLTPLFHYALAQVMPSVEVGSCLERHEWHKHGTCQTDWSAEEYFQVSVDLTRQFNDAGMAYFMNRKIGREVRTEDFLTRLAAVLGPGARERIKLECEQGMLVEVQMSLRGGLTPGADLEVLIAQAPKRSGSDCGSHFRVDPIGLSSQ from the coding sequence ATGATGTCCCGCTGGATAAAAAACGCTGCTCTGGTATGCTCCGTAGCCGTTGGCTTTTTTTATGCTCAAGTCCTTTGGGCAGCCCCGGTGAGCGGTATTTTTACCGCCGAGCGGTTTTGTCCCGCCTATGTTTCAAAAAATAAGCAGACCAATCCAGATAGCGCCCAGATCGTGGCGGGGGAGCGTTACCGGGCATTTGAGGCCAACAAGTCCGATAATCCAGGTTGGTACCGAATCCGGGTCCCTTCCGCCGAGCCTAAGGAACGCTGGGTCAGTGTCGACTGTGGCAAATTTCAGGCAGGAGACCCAGGGGGGAATGAAACGGGAGGCAATGCTTGCAATGTTGCCGGTCAAGGGGATAGCTATGTGCTGGTCTTGAGTTGGCAGTCAGCTTTTTGCGAAACTAAGCCCCAAAAACCGGTTTGCCGCCTAACTGATCCGAGTGCTTATCAAGCTCGTCATTTCACCCTCCACGGTCTCTGGCCTAACAAGCAGGCGTGCGGCGGGAGCTATGGTTTCTGTGGAGAGATCAAAATGCAGGAACGGGATTTTTGCGACTATCCGGAGGTTGTCCTTACCCCTCTTTTCCATTATGCACTGGCCCAGGTGATGCCCAGTGTGGAAGTCGGCTCTTGCCTTGAGCGTCACGAGTGGCACAAGCACGGTACTTGCCAAACGGACTGGTCAGCGGAGGAATACTTCCAGGTGTCGGTGGATTTGACGCGCCAGTTCAATGATGCTGGTATGGCCTACTTTATGAACCGAAAGATTGGCCGGGAAGTCCGAACCGAGGATTTTCTCACCCGGCTGGCCGCTGTGCTGGGTCCAGGAGCCCGGGAACGGATCAAGCTGGAGTGTGAACAAGGGATGTTGGTGGAGGTCCAAATGAGCTTGCGGGGGGGTTTGACTCCAGGCGCCGATTTGGAGGTCCTCATCGCCCAAGCGCCTAAACGGAGCGGTTCGGATTGCGGGTCCCATTTCCGGGTGGATCCCATAGGATTATCTAGCCAGTGA
- a CDS encoding FitA-like ribbon-helix-helix domain-containing protein, protein MPTLTIKNIPDDLYNALKHIAEQHHRSINSEVIVCLKKTLLPSRISPNERLQNIQSLRSQITPGVISTEEIDQAINEGRP, encoded by the coding sequence ATGCCCACACTGACCATAAAAAACATCCCAGATGATTTATACAATGCGTTGAAACATATTGCAGAACAGCACCATAGGAGCATCAACAGCGAAGTCATTGTTTGTCTGAAAAAAACACTATTGCCTAGCCGTATCTCTCCAAATGAGAGACTCCAGAATATCCAATCTCTACGCTCCCAGATAACACCTGGAGTGATTTCAACAGAGGAGATAGATCAAGCGATTAATGAAGGCAGGCCATGA
- a CDS encoding type II toxin-antitoxin system VapC family toxin, with translation MIVADTNVISSLLLPTLFSDSVDTLYRIDPVWAAPSLWKSEFKNVLTLYLRKGLITLEKALRLQENAELMMINNEFDVPSPHILALVNESKCSSYDCEFVALAHQLNTPLITQDNKLLKEFPSIAISISEFLDRKS, from the coding sequence ATGATCGTTGCCGATACAAATGTTATTTCATCTCTGCTACTTCCCACACTATTTTCTGATTCAGTGGATACACTGTACAGAATAGATCCCGTCTGGGCTGCCCCCTCTCTTTGGAAGAGTGAATTCAAAAATGTATTAACTCTTTACCTCAGAAAGGGCCTCATTACTCTTGAAAAGGCACTTCGACTCCAAGAGAATGCTGAATTGATGATGATAAATAATGAATTTGATGTACCTTCTCCTCATATCCTTGCGCTCGTAAATGAAAGCAAGTGTTCATCATACGATTGTGAATTTGTTGCACTTGCTCACCAGTTAAACACACCGCTCATAACCCAAGACAACAAATTGTTAAAAGAATTTCCCTCCATTGCTATTTCTATTTCTGAGTTTCTTGATAGAAAGTCCTAA
- a CDS encoding tRNA-binding protein, whose product MNPIEWSDFQKVELRVGTIVEVEDFPEARKPAFKLKVDFGDEIGIKKSSAQITNLYDKRSLFGKQVVAVVNFPPKQIGPIMSECLVTGFHCDDGAVVLAVPDTEVPNGAKLA is encoded by the coding sequence ATGAACCCTATTGAATGGAGTGATTTTCAAAAAGTTGAACTGAGAGTGGGGACCATTGTCGAGGTTGAAGACTTTCCTGAAGCAAGAAAACCTGCTTTCAAGCTGAAAGTGGATTTTGGTGATGAAATAGGAATCAAGAAATCTAGTGCACAAATTACCAATCTTTATGATAAGCGATCATTGTTTGGTAAACAGGTGGTGGCGGTTGTAAATTTTCCACCCAAGCAAATAGGGCCAATCATGTCTGAGTGTTTGGTTACGGGATTTCACTGCGATGATGGCGCGGTTGTACTGGCAGTGCCAGATACCGAAGTGCCTAATGGTGCAAAGCTAGCATAA
- a CDS encoding GNAT family N-acetyltransferase produces the protein MNLQVRKALESDRQSISIVVIAAFGTAQENEITDLIIDLLADPSAQPLLSLVATVNDHVVGHILFTNVRIKHSQRLVPSAILAPLSVHPEYQNQGIGGRLIKEGLKQLKAAGIELVFVLGHPGYYLKYGFSAAGIKGFDAPYPIPPENSDAWMVQELHPGVIGHVKGQVICADVLNNPKHWRE, from the coding sequence ATGAATTTACAGGTGCGGAAGGCGCTTGAATCGGATAGGCAGAGCATCTCGATTGTTGTGATTGCCGCCTTTGGCACTGCGCAAGAAAACGAGATCACGGATCTTATTATCGATCTATTGGCAGATCCAAGTGCCCAGCCATTATTGTCCCTTGTTGCAACTGTCAATGATCATGTTGTCGGGCATATTCTTTTCACGAACGTAAGAATTAAGCATTCTCAACGGCTAGTTCCCTCAGCAATTCTTGCTCCTCTATCGGTGCACCCAGAATACCAAAATCAGGGCATCGGAGGTCGACTTATCAAAGAAGGACTCAAACAACTGAAGGCGGCGGGTATTGAACTAGTATTTGTACTCGGACATCCTGGCTATTATCTAAAGTATGGCTTTTCCGCCGCTGGGATAAAAGGATTCGACGCACCGTATCCAATTCCACCTGAAAATTCCGATGCTTGGATGGTCCAGGAACTCCATCCGGGAGTTATTGGGCATGTTAAAGGGCAAGTGATATGCGCTGATGTCCTCAATAATCCAAAGCATTGGCGAGAATGA
- a CDS encoding restriction endonuclease — MPTFDSLMNPLLEALFELGGSGSIDEIYETVIEMQDIDDELASVPHNPEKSNLTEIGYRMAWARTYLKKFGFLENSTRGVWALTPLAREKRKVNPKDVVKTVREADKKVSRQKARKTNRSESIELSNIDSVDSDSWHEELYHLLTKEIAPDAFERLTQRLLRESGFVQVEVTGRTGDGGIDGRGIARIHGFMRFHVIFQCKKYQGSVSAGEIRDFRGAMVGRADKGLFITTGTFTPAAIKEATRDGAPPIDLVDGEELAEKLKEFRLGVNTEMIEKVTLNKKWFHKL, encoded by the coding sequence ATGCCAACATTCGATTCACTAATGAACCCGCTACTGGAGGCGCTATTCGAGCTCGGTGGATCAGGTTCAATAGATGAAATCTACGAGACCGTCATTGAAATGCAGGACATCGATGACGAGCTGGCCTCCGTGCCTCACAATCCAGAGAAAAGCAACCTGACAGAGATAGGTTATCGAATGGCTTGGGCTCGGACCTACCTGAAGAAGTTCGGGTTCCTGGAAAATTCTACGCGTGGCGTCTGGGCCCTGACACCGCTTGCCCGCGAAAAGCGAAAGGTAAACCCTAAAGATGTGGTGAAAACGGTACGCGAGGCAGACAAAAAAGTATCTCGACAAAAAGCCCGAAAGACTAATCGAAGCGAATCGATTGAGTTAAGTAATATTGACAGCGTTGACAGCGACTCGTGGCATGAAGAACTTTATCATCTGCTTACAAAAGAGATCGCCCCCGATGCCTTTGAGCGGCTTACTCAGCGGCTACTGAGAGAGTCTGGATTCGTGCAGGTTGAAGTTACGGGTAGAACCGGTGATGGAGGAATCGATGGTCGGGGAATTGCCCGAATTCACGGCTTCATGAGATTTCACGTCATATTTCAATGCAAGAAATACCAAGGGTCAGTCTCAGCCGGAGAGATACGCGATTTTAGGGGCGCAATGGTTGGTCGCGCAGATAAAGGCCTCTTTATCACGACCGGTACATTCACCCCAGCTGCAATTAAGGAGGCAACGCGTGATGGCGCCCCCCCGATTGACCTTGTGGATGGGGAAGAGCTAGCCGAAAAACTCAAAGAGTTCCGATTGGGCGTCAATACAGAAATGATCGAGAAGGTAACTTTGAACAAGAAGTGGTTTCACAAGCTGTGA
- a CDS encoding type II toxin-antitoxin system HicA family toxin, with product MPVFGPIKRRELIYYLRQFGFEGPYSGGRHQFMIRGSVTIRIPNPHQGDIGKELLARILRQAQISKEEWKKL from the coding sequence ATGCCTGTTTTCGGACCCATCAAACGGCGGGAATTAATCTATTACCTACGGCAGTTTGGCTTTGAGGGTCCTTATTCAGGTGGAAGGCATCAGTTTATGATCAGAGGTAGCGTGACTATCCGTATTCCCAATCCACACCAAGGGGATATTGGCAAGGAGCTTCTGGCAAGAATATTGAGGCAGGCACAAATCAGTAAAGAAGAATGGAAAAAGCTATAA